The Burkholderia ubonensis genome has a window encoding:
- the ahpC gene encoding alkyl hydroperoxide reductase subunit C — protein MPIINTQIKPFKATAYHNGDFVPVSDENFKGKWSVVVFYPADFTFVCPTELGDLADRYAEFQKLGVEIYAVSTDTHFTHKAWHDTSDTIGKIKYPMIGDPTLTLSRNFDVLIEEEGMALRGTFVINPEGEIKLCEIHDNGIGRDAGELLRKVQAAQYIAAHPGEVCPAKWTPGAETLTPSLDLIGKI, from the coding sequence GCCGATCATCAACACCCAAATCAAGCCGTTCAAGGCAACCGCTTACCACAACGGCGATTTCGTGCCCGTCTCCGACGAGAACTTCAAGGGCAAGTGGTCCGTCGTCGTGTTCTACCCGGCCGACTTCACGTTCGTCTGCCCGACCGAGCTGGGCGACCTCGCCGACCGCTATGCGGAATTCCAGAAGCTGGGTGTCGAAATCTACGCGGTGTCGACCGACACGCACTTCACGCACAAGGCGTGGCACGACACGTCGGACACGATCGGCAAGATCAAGTACCCGATGATCGGCGACCCGACGCTCACGCTGTCGCGCAACTTCGACGTGCTGATCGAGGAAGAAGGGATGGCGCTGCGCGGCACCTTCGTGATCAACCCGGAAGGCGAGATCAAGCTGTGCGAGATCCACGACAACGGCATCGGCCGCGATGCGGGCGAACTGCTGCGCAAGGTGCAGGCCGCGCAATACATCGCTGCGCACCCGGGTGAAGTGTGTCCGGCCAAGTGGACCCCGGGCGCCGAGACGCTGACACCGTCGCTCGACCTGATCGGCAAGATCTGA